A stretch of the Paenibacillus dendritiformis genome encodes the following:
- a CDS encoding alpha-galactosidase → MKIDYNEAEQLFHLQTPKTSYIMQVVKGGYLAHIYWGRKLRGIHALERIPYVERCSFHPNPDPHDRSFSPDTLPQELPGYGCGDFRHPAYEARQAHGGTASELMYRRHAIVSGKPALEGLPATYAEADEEAMTLEVELEDAVTGLQALLRYTVFAEHDAIARSVCFRNAGSAAMRLQRALSMSVDFPHAEFDLLRLPGAWARERHIERHPLAAGMQSVESRRGSSSHQHNPFIALLSRGADEEHGEVYGFSLVYSGSFLAQAEVDQFRSTRVSMGLNPFDFEWLLEPGESFQTPEAVMVYSAAGLGGMSRTYHRLYRTRLCRGRYRDRERPVLVNNWEATYFDFTADKIEALAGSAAELGIELLVLDDGWFGKRNDDRSSLGDWFVNAEKLPGGLADVAKRVNAQGVQFGLWFEPEMISPDSDLYRAHPDWCLHVPERRRTQARSQLILDFSREDVCRAVADMLTSVLSSAPIAYVKWDMNRNMTEIGSAALPPERQRETAHRYMLGVYRVMEQVTSAFPEVLFESCSGGGGRFDPGMLFYMPQTWTSDNTDAVERLKIQYGTSLVYPVSAMGAHVSAVPNHQLGRVTSLEMRGHVAMSGNLGYELDLTKFTEAEKTEVKAQVAFYKSVRALVQQGDMYRLSSPFTSAVTAWMFVSADRKEALLGHFRVLAGPNPAIGRIKLRGLCPDTMYRLEQTGRMYGGDELMYAGIHLPQMEQDFCSILYRFTAV, encoded by the coding sequence TTGAAGATTGACTACAACGAGGCGGAGCAGCTCTTTCACCTGCAGACGCCGAAGACAAGCTACATCATGCAAGTGGTGAAGGGCGGCTATCTCGCCCATATCTATTGGGGGCGCAAGCTGAGAGGAATTCACGCCCTGGAGCGAATCCCTTATGTGGAGCGATGCTCGTTCCATCCGAATCCGGATCCGCATGACCGCTCATTCTCGCCCGATACGCTTCCCCAAGAGCTGCCGGGGTATGGCTGCGGCGATTTCCGGCACCCCGCCTATGAAGCGCGGCAGGCCCATGGGGGAACGGCGTCCGAGCTGATGTACCGGCGCCATGCGATTGTCAGCGGGAAGCCGGCTCTGGAAGGGCTGCCCGCGACCTATGCCGAGGCCGATGAAGAAGCGATGACCCTGGAGGTCGAGCTGGAGGATGCGGTCACGGGCCTGCAGGCGCTACTGCGGTATACCGTATTCGCGGAGCATGACGCCATTGCGCGTTCCGTCTGCTTCCGGAATGCGGGCAGCGCGGCGATGAGGCTCCAGCGGGCGCTCAGCATGAGCGTCGATTTCCCGCATGCGGAATTCGACCTGCTCCGCCTGCCGGGCGCCTGGGCGCGGGAGCGCCATATCGAGCGGCACCCGCTGGCGGCCGGCATGCAATCGGTCGAGAGCCGCCGCGGCTCAAGCAGCCATCAGCACAACCCGTTCATTGCGCTGCTGTCACGGGGAGCGGATGAAGAGCACGGCGAAGTGTACGGCTTCAGCCTCGTCTACAGCGGAAGCTTCCTCGCCCAGGCGGAAGTCGATCAATTCCGTTCGACGCGCGTCTCGATGGGATTGAATCCGTTCGACTTCGAATGGCTGCTGGAGCCGGGCGAATCATTCCAGACGCCGGAAGCGGTCATGGTCTATTCAGCCGCCGGGCTGGGCGGGATGTCCCGGACCTATCACCGGCTGTACCGCACCCGGCTCTGCCGCGGCCGGTACCGCGATCGGGAACGGCCGGTGCTCGTCAACAACTGGGAGGCCACTTACTTCGACTTTACGGCAGACAAGATCGAAGCATTGGCCGGCAGCGCCGCTGAACTGGGAATCGAGCTGCTCGTGCTGGACGACGGCTGGTTCGGGAAGCGCAATGATGACCGCAGCTCTCTGGGCGACTGGTTCGTGAACGCGGAGAAGCTTCCGGGCGGATTGGCGGATGTCGCGAAGCGGGTTAATGCGCAGGGGGTTCAGTTCGGCCTCTGGTTCGAGCCGGAAATGATCTCCCCGGACAGCGATCTGTACCGTGCCCATCCGGATTGGTGCCTGCATGTCCCGGAGCGGAGACGGACGCAGGCGCGCTCGCAGCTTATTCTGGATTTCTCCCGGGAGGACGTGTGCCGTGCGGTTGCGGACATGCTCACCAGTGTTTTGTCGAGCGCCCCGATCGCCTATGTCAAATGGGATATGAACCGCAACATGACGGAGATCGGCTCCGCCGCCCTGCCGCCCGAGCGGCAGCGGGAGACGGCGCACCGCTACATGCTGGGCGTGTACCGCGTCATGGAGCAGGTCACCTCCGCCTTTCCGGAGGTGCTGTTCGAGAGCTGCTCCGGCGGCGGCGGCCGCTTCGACCCGGGGATGCTCTTCTACATGCCGCAGACATGGACAAGCGACAACACCGATGCCGTCGAGCGCCTGAAGATTCAATACGGCACCAGCCTCGTCTACCCGGTCAGCGCCATGGGGGCGCATGTATCGGCCGTCCCTAACCATCAGCTCGGGCGCGTTACCTCCCTGGAGATGAGAGGACATGTCGCGATGTCGGGGAACCTGGGCTATGAGCTCGATCTGACGAAGTTCACGGAGGCGGAGAAGACGGAGGTCAAGGCACAGGTGGCGTTCTATAAATCGGTGCGCGCTCTCGTGCAGCAGGGGGACATGTACCGCCTCTCCAGTCCGTTCACCAGCGCCGTGACGGCATGGATGTTCGTCTCCGCGGATCGCAAGGAGGCGCTGCTAGGCCATTTCCGCGTGCTCGCCGGGCCGAACCCGGCGATCGGCCGCATCAAGCTGCGAGGTCTTTGTCCGGATACCATGTACCGCTTGGAACAGACCGGCCGCATGTACGGCGGCGATGAACTCATGTACGCAGGGATTCATCTGCCGCAGATGGAGCAGGATTTCTGCAGCATCCTTTACCGCTTTACCGCTGTCTAA
- a CDS encoding 3'-5' exonuclease codes for MLAIIYDLEMTVKRKKGEFAEIIEIGAVKVAEQDGKAAIVDTFQAFVKPTLSPKLSQDTVNFTGIRQEDVNASPVLQDVLDQFVAWIDTEDYALCSWGPDDKAQFLKECRMKRIPLHWLRNHNNLQKPVSQVMNRGSHQQVGLKTALDTLQVPFVGTQHRALDDAYNTALIYIHMIDHIQLQRNEVQEHPSYESAVVYRDEPEADADANPFAALARLQLPKE; via the coding sequence ATGTTAGCCATCATCTATGACCTGGAAATGACCGTAAAGCGGAAAAAAGGGGAATTCGCGGAGATTATCGAGATCGGCGCGGTAAAAGTAGCGGAGCAGGACGGCAAGGCCGCCATCGTCGACACATTCCAGGCCTTCGTCAAGCCGACGCTCTCCCCCAAGCTGTCGCAGGATACGGTCAATTTCACGGGCATCCGCCAGGAAGACGTCAACGCTTCTCCCGTCCTGCAGGATGTGCTGGATCAATTCGTCGCCTGGATTGATACGGAGGATTACGCGCTCTGCTCCTGGGGACCGGACGACAAAGCCCAGTTCCTGAAGGAGTGCCGCATGAAGCGCATTCCGCTCCACTGGCTGCGTAACCACAACAATTTGCAGAAGCCGGTGTCCCAGGTCATGAACCGGGGGAGCCACCAGCAGGTCGGACTGAAGACCGCGCTTGACACGCTGCAGGTTCCGTTCGTCGGCACGCAGCACCGGGCGCTCGATGACGCATACAATACGGCGCTCATCTACATCCATATGATCGATCATATCCAGCTTCAGCGAAATGAAGTCCAGGAGCATCCGAGCTATGAGAGCGCCGTCGTCTATCGGGACGAGCCGGAAGCCGATGCGGATGCGAATCCGTTCGCGGCGCTCGCCCGGCTGCAGCTGCCGAAGGAGTGA
- a CDS encoding response regulator transcription factor yields the protein MKVLIADDEYLVRMTLVSMIQEMPHPFGICGEAESGEDLLELLPDCRPDIVLLDLRMPEMGGLEAMRRGKALSPLTQWIILTGFSDFDSARESVKLGAADYLLKPSSAKELEQALLRVARIVREQRSLLYKQFESNLNAAFSGWVDPHSSCHDPFIEQAQYMGISFAIDSGLKEQERAFHQQYFSRLRLKMEALVSESFYPALFLLPHGHMALIGAWLPEREQEGSRAMRRLLRELEDEAQTASGAQAAVTVTLFSTGICASLQELRHELNECARFAPLRVIRGIGRHWSKELLIGAHAGNLAEFSRLWLDLSAAYQGRHYLSYMKTADRLWQLFHAERLSACSPSVAQSIGDYASVTMNRRIDICSENWIEALHEAGDSLLPHHASKDCGSTMIEQVISYLEQHYASEITLTELARDFHVTPNYLSTLFHQTTGTTFVKYVMRLRMMRAKQLLADPSLQVQQVAEQVGYFSTRHFTKCFFEFEGCSPSEYKKKRKLQNMQKPAITSWEGSH from the coding sequence ATGAAAGTTCTGATTGCCGATGATGAATATTTGGTACGCATGACGCTGGTGAGCATGATTCAGGAGATGCCGCACCCGTTCGGCATATGCGGGGAAGCGGAGAGCGGAGAGGATCTGCTTGAACTGCTGCCGGACTGCAGGCCCGACATCGTGCTGCTCGATCTGAGAATGCCGGAGATGGGCGGGCTGGAAGCGATGCGCCGCGGAAAAGCTCTTTCTCCATTGACGCAGTGGATTATTTTGACCGGATTCTCGGACTTCGACAGCGCCCGGGAATCAGTCAAGCTGGGAGCGGCCGATTATTTGCTGAAGCCGTCCAGCGCCAAGGAGTTGGAACAGGCGCTGCTGCGGGTCGCCAGGATCGTCCGGGAGCAGCGCAGCCTGCTGTATAAGCAGTTCGAGAGCAACTTGAACGCGGCCTTCTCGGGCTGGGTCGATCCACACTCGTCATGCCATGATCCGTTTATCGAGCAGGCGCAGTATATGGGCATCTCGTTCGCGATCGACAGCGGCCTGAAGGAACAGGAGAGAGCATTCCATCAGCAGTACTTCTCCCGGCTGCGCCTGAAGATGGAAGCGCTCGTGTCCGAATCCTTCTATCCGGCGCTGTTCCTGCTCCCCCATGGCCATATGGCTCTTATCGGCGCCTGGCTGCCGGAGCGGGAGCAGGAAGGAAGCCGGGCGATGCGCAGGCTGCTGCGCGAGCTGGAGGATGAGGCGCAGACGGCAAGCGGCGCGCAGGCTGCGGTGACCGTGACGCTGTTCTCTACCGGAATATGCGCCTCGCTGCAGGAGCTGCGGCACGAATTGAACGAATGTGCCCGCTTCGCTCCCTTGCGCGTCATAAGGGGGATAGGCAGGCACTGGAGCAAGGAACTGCTGATCGGAGCGCACGCTGGGAATCTGGCAGAATTCAGCCGGCTGTGGCTCGATCTGAGCGCGGCCTATCAGGGCCGTCACTACTTGTCCTATATGAAGACCGCCGATCGGCTGTGGCAGCTGTTCCATGCGGAGCGCTTGTCCGCCTGCTCCCCGTCCGTCGCGCAATCGATTGGGGACTATGCATCCGTCACGATGAACCGGCGGATTGACATCTGCAGCGAGAACTGGATAGAGGCGCTTCACGAGGCCGGAGACAGCCTGCTGCCGCACCATGCTTCCAAGGATTGCGGCTCCACGATGATTGAGCAGGTCATCTCCTATCTGGAGCAGCATTATGCGAGCGAGATTACGTTGACGGAGCTGGCCCGGGACTTTCATGTCACGCCCAACTATTTGAGCACGTTATTCCATCAGACAACGGGCACCACGTTCGTGAAATACGTGATGCGGCTGCGGATGATGCGGGCAAAGCAGCTTCTTGCCGACCCGTCGCTGCAGGTGCAGCAGGTTGCCGAGCAAGTCGGGTATTTCAGCACAAGACACTTTACGAAGTGCTTCTTCGAATTCGAGGGATGCTCTCCCTCCGAATATAAGAAAAAACGAAAGCTCCAAAATATGCAGAAGCCGGCTATTACGTCATGGGAGGGATCACATTGA
- a CDS encoding cache domain-containing sensor histidine kinase: protein MISQKLHSLRSKLLVLYFIILMIPMLVIVYVMPSYFYNVITERTSKQTETILESLSKNMETYLDDLVRLTITPYLSDEVMNALKLKASSRYSTVDDYTKLLSERALRNGLPNLLRNLRSDILGIVLLPLDGSTYMLPSSQGGQITENYSFRKQSWYKKAVEADGKTVFISPHPRYYVTNPAVSHAFSVARLIQDPDSRQPLAVLMADADLSIINHLVKDIEFDVSSIVSIYDQDNQLIFSNHPLSEKIQLQAVQPGDMVEGERDSYVKIAKQMSSSGWSIVVLLSKTELKNNIRWFYIVGGLFAIAGIAATFLLFKLLSRWIINPYHKLLAAMNRFRRGDWQSRIEVRNGTGEIHELSLAYNTMADQISDMVKREYIAKLQLKEAEYRALQSQIQPHFLYNTLNGFIGLNRMNKRDVLEEAIVSLSRMLRYTLEDRPKSTLREEFDFLQRYCELQQLRFGNKFTFRIEHDEAVGDAMIPKLLLQPLVENAIIHGIEPLRRPAFLQVQATEVSVDGEPWLSIAMKDTGKGFDEASVRPNAVGLANTKERLRLLYPSAAFAVQSAVDEGTSITIQIRKEEVSP, encoded by the coding sequence ATGATTTCGCAGAAATTGCATTCGCTTCGCTCGAAGCTGCTTGTGCTGTATTTCATCATCCTGATGATTCCGATGCTTGTCATCGTGTATGTGATGCCCTCCTATTTCTATAACGTTATTACCGAGCGAACCTCGAAGCAGACAGAGACCATTTTGGAATCGCTGTCGAAAAATATGGAAACGTATCTCGATGATCTGGTGCGGCTGACCATTACCCCCTACTTGAGCGACGAAGTGATGAACGCGCTGAAATTAAAAGCGAGCTCCCGCTACAGCACCGTAGACGATTATACGAAGCTGCTGTCGGAACGCGCGCTGCGCAACGGGTTGCCGAACTTGCTGCGCAATCTGCGCAGCGATATTCTGGGCATCGTGCTGCTGCCGTTGGACGGCTCGACCTATATGCTCCCCTCCTCGCAAGGAGGGCAGATTACCGAAAATTATTCCTTCCGGAAGCAATCCTGGTACAAGAAGGCGGTCGAAGCCGACGGCAAGACGGTCTTCATTAGCCCGCATCCGCGCTACTACGTGACGAACCCGGCCGTATCGCATGCGTTCTCCGTCGCCCGGCTGATCCAGGATCCGGACTCGCGGCAGCCGTTGGCCGTGCTGATGGCGGACGCGGATCTGTCCATCATCAATCATCTGGTCAAGGACATCGAATTCGACGTATCTTCGATTGTCAGCATCTATGACCAGGACAATCAATTGATCTTCTCCAATCATCCGCTGTCGGAGAAGATCCAGCTTCAAGCGGTGCAGCCGGGCGACATGGTCGAGGGCGAGCGCGACTCCTATGTCAAGATCGCCAAGCAGATGAGCAGCTCGGGTTGGAGCATCGTCGTGCTGCTGTCCAAGACGGAATTAAAGAACAATATCCGCTGGTTCTATATCGTCGGCGGCTTGTTCGCCATTGCCGGAATCGCGGCGACATTCCTGCTGTTCAAGCTGCTGTCGCGCTGGATCATCAACCCGTACCACAAGCTGCTCGCCGCGATGAACCGCTTCCGGCGCGGAGACTGGCAGTCGCGCATCGAGGTGAGGAACGGGACGGGCGAAATCCATGAACTGTCGCTCGCCTATAACACGATGGCTGATCAAATCAGCGACATGGTCAAGCGCGAATACATCGCCAAGCTGCAGTTGAAGGAAGCGGAATATCGCGCGCTGCAGTCGCAGATTCAGCCGCATTTTCTCTACAATACGTTAAATGGATTTATCGGCCTGAACCGGATGAACAAGCGGGATGTGCTGGAAGAAGCCATTGTCTCGCTCAGCCGGATGCTGCGGTATACGCTGGAGGACCGGCCCAAGAGCACGCTTCGGGAGGAATTCGATTTTTTGCAGCGCTATTGCGAGCTGCAGCAGTTGCGTTTCGGGAACAAGTTCACCTTCCGCATCGAACATGACGAAGCCGTCGGAGATGCCATGATTCCGAAGCTGCTGCTGCAGCCGCTCGTTGAGAACGCCATCATTCATGGCATCGAGCCGCTCAGGCGCCCGGCCTTCCTGCAAGTGCAGGCCACGGAGGTGTCGGTCGACGGGGAGCCCTGGCTCTCGATTGCGATGAAGGATACCGGGAAGGGCTTCGATGAAGCATCCGTCCGGCCGAATGCGGTCGGGCTGGCCAATACGAAGGAACGATTGCGCCTCCTCTATCCGTCGGCAGCCTTTGCCGTTCAGAGCGCGGTGGACGAGGGCACGAGCATTACGATTCAAATCCGCAAGGAAGAAGTGAGTCCATGA
- a CDS encoding aldo/keto reductase, which yields MIVTLNNGVRMPQLGLGVWRVEEGQQVKESVKTALEIGYRLIDTAAIYQNEAGVGEGMRESGVKREDIFLTTKVWNSDQGYDETLRAFETSLQKLGTDYVDLYLIHWPVPANDKYVDTYKALEKLYADGRVRAIGVSNFHIPHLERILRECSVKPAVNQVECHPRLAQNELREFCKRNEIVLEAWSPLMQGGDILTNETIGAIAGRHGKTPAQTVIRWHLQKGNIVIPKSVTPSRIRENFDVFDFELTEEEMTDINGLNQDKRVGPNPDEFNNA from the coding sequence GTGATCGTTACTTTGAATAATGGTGTGCGCATGCCGCAACTTGGCCTGGGGGTATGGCGCGTAGAAGAAGGACAGCAAGTCAAAGAATCGGTCAAGACGGCGCTCGAGATTGGATACCGCCTCATTGATACGGCAGCGATCTATCAGAACGAAGCAGGCGTAGGCGAGGGAATGCGCGAGTCCGGCGTGAAGCGGGAAGATATTTTCCTCACGACCAAAGTATGGAATTCCGATCAAGGCTACGACGAGACGCTGCGGGCGTTCGAGACCAGTCTGCAAAAGCTGGGTACCGACTATGTCGATCTGTATCTGATTCATTGGCCGGTGCCTGCGAATGATAAGTATGTCGATACATACAAGGCGTTGGAAAAATTGTACGCCGACGGCCGCGTGCGGGCGATTGGCGTATCGAACTTCCATATCCCGCATCTGGAGCGGATTTTGCGGGAGTGCAGCGTGAAGCCGGCCGTCAACCAGGTAGAATGCCATCCGCGCCTGGCTCAGAACGAGCTGCGTGAATTCTGCAAGCGCAATGAGATTGTGTTGGAGGCTTGGAGCCCGCTGATGCAGGGCGGCGATATATTGACGAACGAGACGATCGGCGCCATTGCCGGCCGGCATGGGAAGACGCCTGCGCAGACGGTGATCCGCTGGCATTTGCAGAAGGGCAACATCGTTATTCCGAAATCGGTCACGCCATCCCGCATCCGGGAAAACTTCGATGTATTCGACTTCGAGCTCACGGAAGAAGAAATGACCGACATCAACGGGTTGAATCAGGATAAGCGCGTCGGTCCGAATCCGGACGAATTCAATAACGCGTAA
- a CDS encoding carbohydrate ABC transporter permease codes for MNTNRKRASGSVLNLFYIPALALFAAFVFYPFMKGIQISFTNWDGYSQDFRWIGFENYRRMFSDPQIVNVMKNTIIYGVGSTVLQNILGLLYALYLNRSIRAKGLIRTIVYLPVIISPLIMGYIWYFVFQYDGGALNDMILWFRDEPINLLANADINVWIITFVNTFQYMGIAMVIYLAGLQSISKEYYEAAQIDGASSLKQFRNITLPLLAPSITINVVLNLIGGLKLFDVIIAMTNGGPGYASSSLSTLMYHLYFSRQDAGYAASLGNLMFVIISVISMSALYFLRRKEMQQ; via the coding sequence ATGAATACGAACAGAAAACGGGCGTCCGGCAGCGTGCTGAATCTCTTTTATATTCCCGCCTTGGCGCTGTTTGCCGCCTTTGTCTTTTATCCTTTTATGAAGGGAATTCAGATCTCGTTTACGAACTGGGACGGCTACTCCCAAGATTTCCGCTGGATCGGCTTCGAGAACTATCGCCGCATGTTCTCCGATCCGCAGATTGTCAACGTCATGAAAAACACGATCATTTACGGCGTCGGCAGCACGGTGCTGCAAAATATACTCGGCCTGCTGTACGCTTTATATTTGAACCGCTCGATACGGGCCAAAGGGCTCATCCGGACCATCGTTTATTTACCGGTCATTATCAGCCCGCTCATCATGGGCTACATTTGGTATTTTGTGTTCCAATATGACGGAGGCGCCTTGAACGATATGATTTTATGGTTCCGGGACGAGCCGATCAATTTATTGGCGAATGCGGATATTAACGTATGGATTATTACGTTTGTCAATACATTCCAATACATGGGGATTGCCATGGTGATCTATTTAGCCGGCCTGCAGTCGATCTCGAAGGAGTACTACGAAGCGGCTCAGATCGACGGCGCCTCCTCGCTCAAGCAGTTCCGCAACATTACGCTGCCGCTGCTTGCGCCATCGATTACGATCAACGTCGTGCTCAATCTTATCGGCGGACTGAAGCTGTTCGATGTCATTATCGCCATGACGAACGGCGGACCGGGCTATGCGTCCTCCTCGCTGTCCACCTTGATGTATCACCTGTATTTCTCCAGACAAGACGCGGGGTATGCGGCTTCGCTCGGCAACCTGATGTTCGTCATCATCTCCGTCATCAGCATGTCTGCGCTGTACTTCCTGCGAAGAAAGGAGATGCAGCAATAA
- a CDS encoding carbohydrate ABC transporter permease produces the protein MKAYKKWLIAIGSMIVIALHTIPFYILLTSSFKAADDLSSKWAFPGYVYLDNFVNAWNEANLGRAFINNILITGIAVVLVVAIGSLAAYPLARHQTKWNKFMYMLFISVLIVPPLAILVPLYRFYVDIHALNTYWGIILIHVTFNLPITIFLFTGFIGTIPKDLDEAGMIDGSSRVGLFFRLIMPLLKPVTATVIILAGVAIWNDYQFSVFFLEKTEVRTITVSLAKFFGQYNSNIGWVAAGSLMGALPITLVYLALQKQFIHGLSSGAVKG, from the coding sequence ATGAAGGCATACAAAAAATGGCTGATCGCCATCGGTTCGATGATTGTCATTGCGCTCCATACCATTCCGTTTTATATTTTATTGACCAGTTCCTTCAAGGCGGCCGACGATCTGTCTTCCAAATGGGCCTTTCCGGGGTATGTCTACCTCGACAACTTCGTGAACGCCTGGAATGAAGCGAATCTTGGGAGAGCGTTCATCAATAATATCCTGATCACCGGCATCGCTGTCGTGCTCGTCGTCGCGATCGGCTCGCTGGCCGCCTATCCGCTGGCCCGGCATCAGACGAAATGGAACAAGTTCATGTACATGCTGTTCATCTCGGTGCTCATTGTGCCGCCGCTGGCCATTTTGGTCCCCTTGTACCGCTTCTATGTCGATATTCATGCCTTGAATACGTACTGGGGAATTATTTTGATTCACGTGACATTCAACCTGCCGATCACCATCTTTTTATTTACCGGGTTCATTGGCACCATCCCGAAGGATCTGGATGAGGCGGGCATGATCGACGGCTCCAGCCGAGTCGGGCTGTTTTTCCGGCTGATTATGCCGCTGCTGAAGCCGGTGACAGCCACCGTCATTATTTTGGCGGGCGTCGCGATTTGGAATGACTATCAGTTCTCGGTATTTTTCCTGGAAAAAACAGAAGTGCGAACCATCACGGTGTCGTTGGCGAAATTTTTCGGACAATACAACAGCAATATCGGTTGGGTCGCCGCCGGATCGCTGATGGGAGCGCTGCCGATTACATTGGTCTACTTGGCGCTGCAGAAGCAGTTCATACACGGCCTGTCTTCCGGCGCCGTCAAAGGATAA
- the gerQ gene encoding spore coat protein GerQ: MVPQQVQGAAAPPAVPSGSPMTPSGTVAPTPPQLFEQSYIENIFRLNLGKIGTFYMTYENNSQWNAKVFRGVLEAAGRDHIIISDPNTGQRIVMLMVNFDYATFDEPLNYQYPGVTPRLQDEA, encoded by the coding sequence ATGGTGCCGCAGCAGGTGCAGGGCGCTGCCGCTCCGCCTGCGGTGCCAAGCGGCAGTCCGATGACGCCAAGCGGAACAGTCGCGCCGACGCCGCCTCAATTATTTGAGCAGTCCTACATCGAGAACATTTTCCGGCTGAACTTGGGCAAAATCGGCACCTTCTACATGACCTACGAGAACAACTCCCAATGGAACGCGAAGGTGTTCCGCGGCGTCCTCGAGGCCGCGGGACGGGATCATATTATCATTAGCGATCCAAATACAGGGCAGCGCATCGTTATGCTCATGGTCAACTTCGATTATGCGACCTTCGATGAGCCGTTGAATTATCAATATCCAGGCGTGACGCCGCGCCTGCAGGACGAGGCGTAA